From one Candidatus Zixiibacteriota bacterium genomic stretch:
- a CDS encoding protein kinase, producing MLTPGQQFAHFRIDRKIGEGGMGAVFLAEDQKLGRQVALKILLAEYFDDAERRERFYREARTAAQVSHPNVMGIYDLGVEKEPGSNRDMNYIVMEYIAGRSLASILREDKPDMATILRYASKIASGLAAAHQKGIVHRDIKAENILVDESGEPKVLDFGLAKPVTPVQFEKEGEDSTRTVSQELTRAGKILGTVTYMSPEQVRGEKVDNRSDIFSFGILLYQMATGEMPFAGKTQVSTLAKILESQPEPPHLKNADIPAELERIIAKCLQKDPADRYQDTRDLVVDLRSLRRQYDSGVTETVSAITDRMPAGGRTFKINLTWKLVIVILVGMVIVSGLIEQCLDVDVETRMSDLPGGGEIDKALSLAGRLAQGVNSLAILSFSNKTGDPELDWLQTGLPEIMLTDLSQSGSINIISRERVFDHLGVRSDEQYSREDYVDAAKALGAAKLLSGSFFKVGDQIRIDARLEDITSGTILLGEKVVGSDPFVLVDSLTTKIATSLNVAQADARDISASSFASSPEAYKEYHKGVELFGLSQWEEAIKQFEKAIEIDSTFALPYMRIGMVHVFQGRQQKGVGYLSKALVYQDKLPRRERSLLDIYVDLWQRQQYEPAYDKIKRFVETYPEDKEGRTFYAVAISAFERDTVQAFIQLDTVLMIDPEYPFALQQYADLRSQYNNFEGAIPSYERLLETSPQTADYYQSLGTLYFRLNRFDDAIELYREAMERFPDDPDPISSLANAYVQKRELDKAEQLLARIPKEFGDDPYEMRQYDNSMGNLSLWRGRFKENLAWRHRALEHAQKTGDENLISSSYGVLKGFFDLMGQRDSAHYYLRQAYKVAGTFQRMSYPIEVVAMDHSQAEEMRALFTREITDFRNRLPQQMHSLADGLDSLFEAHAAADTAAVIRAYYLIKSSQPNQTGNDYAIGQIMVKTGRYKEAIDVLTPLVEGTERTNSGFTYPMTHYYLGVASQELGDRTTAVEHFREMLRFWSNPDTELKEIADARARLAQLTS from the coding sequence ATGCTAACACCCGGACAGCAATTCGCGCATTTCAGGATCGATCGCAAGATCGGCGAGGGCGGCATGGGAGCCGTGTTTCTTGCCGAAGACCAGAAGCTGGGACGTCAGGTGGCGCTGAAGATCCTGCTCGCGGAGTATTTCGACGATGCGGAGCGCCGGGAGCGCTTTTATCGCGAGGCAAGAACGGCCGCACAGGTGTCGCACCCGAATGTCATGGGGATCTACGATCTCGGGGTCGAGAAGGAGCCGGGCAGCAATCGCGACATGAACTACATAGTCATGGAGTATATCGCCGGACGGTCGTTGGCGTCGATTCTCCGGGAAGACAAACCGGACATGGCGACGATTCTTCGGTACGCATCGAAAATAGCCTCCGGCCTCGCCGCTGCCCATCAGAAGGGAATTGTCCACCGCGATATCAAAGCCGAGAACATCCTGGTCGATGAGAGCGGGGAGCCGAAAGTGCTGGATTTCGGTCTGGCCAAGCCGGTGACGCCGGTGCAGTTCGAGAAGGAGGGGGAGGACAGCACGCGCACGGTCAGTCAGGAGCTGACAAGGGCCGGCAAAATTCTGGGGACCGTGACCTACATGTCGCCGGAACAGGTGCGCGGCGAGAAAGTCGACAACCGTTCCGACATCTTCTCTTTCGGGATCCTGTTGTACCAGATGGCGACCGGCGAAATGCCGTTTGCCGGGAAGACGCAAGTATCGACGCTGGCGAAAATTCTCGAGTCGCAGCCGGAGCCGCCGCATCTGAAGAATGCGGATATCCCCGCCGAGCTCGAGCGTATTATCGCCAAGTGCCTGCAAAAAGATCCCGCCGACCGTTACCAGGACACCCGCGACCTCGTGGTCGACCTGCGGTCCCTTCGCCGCCAGTACGACTCCGGGGTGACTGAAACGGTGTCGGCGATCACCGACCGCATGCCTGCTGGCGGGCGGACGTTCAAGATCAACCTGACGTGGAAGCTCGTGATCGTCATCCTTGTCGGCATGGTAATCGTCAGTGGTCTGATCGAGCAGTGCCTGGACGTAGACGTCGAAACCCGCATGAGCGATCTTCCGGGCGGGGGCGAGATCGACAAAGCCCTGTCGCTCGCGGGCCGTCTCGCGCAGGGCGTCAACAGCCTGGCGATTCTCAGTTTCAGCAACAAGACCGGCGACCCGGAACTGGACTGGCTGCAGACGGGGCTGCCGGAAATCATGCTCACCGATCTGTCGCAAAGCGGCTCCATCAACATCATCAGCCGGGAGCGTGTTTTCGATCACCTTGGCGTTCGAAGCGACGAGCAGTACTCCCGGGAGGATTATGTCGATGCGGCCAAGGCGCTCGGCGCCGCCAAGCTGCTGTCGGGGTCATTCTTCAAAGTGGGCGATCAGATTCGGATCGATGCCCGGCTCGAGGATATTACCTCCGGCACGATTCTGCTGGGCGAAAAAGTCGTAGGGTCGGATCCGTTCGTTCTGGTGGATTCTCTCACCACGAAAATCGCGACCTCGCTGAACGTGGCGCAGGCGGACGCGCGCGATATCAGCGCCTCCAGTTTTGCCTCGTCACCCGAAGCCTATAAAGAATATCACAAGGGTGTCGAGTTGTTCGGTTTGTCGCAATGGGAAGAGGCGATCAAGCAGTTCGAGAAGGCGATCGAGATCGATTCCACCTTTGCGCTTCCATACATGCGTATCGGAATGGTCCACGTGTTCCAGGGACGGCAGCAGAAGGGGGTCGGTTACCTGAGCAAGGCGCTCGTGTACCAGGACAAGCTGCCCCGGCGGGAGCGCTCGCTGCTCGATATCTATGTGGACTTGTGGCAGCGCCAGCAGTACGAACCGGCGTACGACAAGATCAAGCGGTTTGTGGAGACCTATCCGGAGGACAAAGAGGGTCGGACGTTTTACGCGGTCGCGATCAGTGCGTTTGAGCGGGACACGGTCCAGGCATTCATTCAACTGGACACCGTGCTCATGATTGACCCCGAATATCCGTTCGCGCTGCAGCAGTACGCCGACCTCCGATCGCAGTACAACAATTTCGAGGGGGCCATTCCGTCGTACGAACGGCTGCTGGAGACCTCGCCGCAGACCGCCGACTACTATCAATCCCTCGGCACACTGTACTTTCGGCTGAACAGGTTCGACGATGCTATCGAGCTGTACCGGGAAGCAATGGAGCGGTTCCCCGACGATCCCGACCCGATCTCGTCGCTCGCGAATGCGTACGTGCAGAAGCGGGAGTTGGACAAGGCGGAGCAGCTTCTGGCCCGCATTCCGAAGGAGTTCGGCGACGACCCGTACGAGATGCGTCAGTACGACAACTCGATGGGCAACCTGTCTTTGTGGCGGGGGCGTTTCAAGGAAAATCTGGCCTGGCGGCACCGTGCCCTGGAGCACGCGCAGAAGACGGGTGACGAAAACCTGATATCGTCGAGTTACGGCGTCCTCAAGGGGTTTTTCGATCTCATGGGGCAGCGCGACAGCGCACACTACTATCTGCGGCAGGCGTACAAGGTCGCGGGCACGTTTCAGCGCATGAGTTACCCGATCGAGGTCGTGGCGATGGATCACAGTCAGGCGGAGGAAATGCGCGCCCTGTTCACTCGCGAAATCACGGACTTTCGCAACCGACTCCCGCAGCAAATGCATTCGCTGGCCGATGGTCTGGATTCGCTGTTCGAGGCGCACGCCGCCGCCGATACCGCCGCCGTGATCCGCGCGTACTACCTTATCAAGTCGTCGCAGCCGAACCAGACGGGAAATGACTATGCCATCGGGCAGATAATGGTGAAGACAGGGCGCTACAAGGAGGCCATTGACGTGCTCACGCCTCTCGTCGAGGGGACGGAACGCACGAACTCCGGGTTCACGTATCCCATGACGCACTATTATCTCGGCGTTGCGTCACAGGAGTTGGGCGATCGGACGACCGCAGTGGAGCATTTTCGCGAGATGCTTCGATTCTGGAGCAATCCCGACACAGAGCTGAAGGAAATCGCCGATGCGCGGGCCCGCCTTGCCCAACTGACAAGCTAG
- a CDS encoding SpoIIE family protein phosphatase, producing MLSLIGTDGEHYYTFKLSPGRFLVGRKSDCDICVPNGTVSRRHAEVEVDAAGKQVFVTDLGSHNGTTVNQVRVSARTELKSGDQIAFGSTEFRLSDSDQPSADHTRSHRAQLSDFDPEKSVFLDINEALKPLPQKASDNPELFPTLSEMARMLVLSEPREVMLERALGLVGRVVPADRLAILFTSEETGDVYTAATLLPGGKDLGSFTLSRTIIQQILDEKSAILVGDPTVDPRYAAQQSIILSELKSAMAAPLFDEGRVLGVLYVDTTNPMHRYNNDYLRLLAMFGNIIASRLLNYELLEEREEKQVMDAELNRAAGIQRRLLRVDKPELPGFSLHATVESSRSVGGDMYDFALLPDGRLLFLVADVSGKGMGAALLMANILASFRILYEQKPFDLLRTVEQVSYQLYKFSDPGDFATLFIGILDAETGAMTYINAGHNPPMLVRSDGTLELLEASGTMIGAFNFNTWQEAQATFRRGDVLFVFSDGVTEAEGPEGQYGEERTSRTLTGARHGTPAEITGELRRDIEQFIQGAAQSDDVTMLVVKKE from the coding sequence ATGCTATCACTTATTGGCACCGACGGGGAACACTATTACACGTTCAAACTTTCACCGGGTCGCTTCCTGGTGGGGCGCAAATCCGACTGTGACATATGCGTGCCGAACGGCACGGTGTCGAGACGCCATGCCGAAGTCGAAGTCGACGCTGCAGGGAAACAGGTATTTGTGACCGATCTGGGCAGCCACAACGGAACGACGGTGAACCAGGTGCGGGTCAGCGCGCGCACGGAACTGAAAAGCGGCGACCAGATCGCTTTTGGCAGCACCGAGTTCAGGCTGTCCGACAGCGACCAGCCTTCGGCCGACCATACGCGGTCACACCGTGCGCAGTTGTCGGATTTCGATCCGGAGAAATCGGTTTTTCTGGACATCAACGAGGCCCTCAAGCCGCTTCCGCAGAAAGCGTCGGATAACCCCGAGTTGTTTCCCACCCTGTCGGAGATGGCGCGGATGCTGGTGCTTTCCGAGCCGCGAGAGGTAATGCTGGAGCGTGCCCTTGGGCTGGTCGGCCGGGTCGTGCCCGCGGACCGTCTGGCTATCCTGTTCACGTCCGAGGAAACCGGCGACGTTTATACGGCAGCCACGCTTTTACCGGGGGGAAAGGACCTCGGCTCGTTTACGTTGTCGCGGACCATCATCCAGCAGATTCTCGACGAGAAGTCGGCGATCCTGGTGGGCGATCCGACGGTGGATCCGCGCTACGCCGCGCAGCAGTCCATCATCCTGTCGGAGTTGAAGTCGGCCATGGCCGCGCCGTTGTTCGACGAGGGGCGTGTCCTCGGGGTGTTGTACGTCGACACCACCAACCCGATGCATCGATACAACAACGATTATCTCCGTCTGCTGGCAATGTTCGGCAATATTATCGCCTCCCGGCTGCTCAACTATGAACTGCTGGAGGAGCGCGAAGAAAAGCAGGTGATGGACGCGGAGCTGAATCGGGCAGCCGGAATCCAGCGTCGGCTGCTGCGGGTTGACAAGCCGGAACTGCCGGGGTTTTCGCTGCACGCGACCGTGGAGTCGTCGCGCTCGGTCGGCGGCGACATGTATGACTTCGCCCTGCTGCCGGACGGGCGGCTGCTGTTTCTCGTGGCCGACGTGTCCGGCAAAGGGATGGGTGCGGCGCTGCTGATGGCCAATATCCTGGCGTCGTTCCGCATCCTGTACGAGCAGAAGCCGTTCGACCTGCTGCGCACGGTGGAGCAGGTTTCGTATCAGTTGTACAAATTCAGCGATCCCGGCGATTTTGCCACCCTGTTTATCGGTATTCTTGATGCGGAGACCGGCGCCATGACCTACATTAACGCGGGCCACAATCCGCCGATGCTCGTTCGCAGCGACGGTACGCTGGAACTGCTGGAGGCGTCGGGGACCATGATCGGCGCGTTCAATTTTAATACGTGGCAGGAAGCGCAGGCGACGTTCCGCAGAGGGGACGTGCTGTTCGTCTTCTCCGACGGCGTGACGGAAGCCGAAGGTCCGGAGGGGCAGTACGGTGAAGAGCGGACCTCAAGGACATTGACCGGCGCGCGGCACGGCACGCCGGCGGAGATCACGGGTGAGCTGCGGCGGGATATCGAGCAGTTCATTCAGGGGGCGGCCCAGTCTGACGATGTGACCATGCTCGTAGTGAAAAAGGAATGA